One part of the Paenibacillus silvisoli genome encodes these proteins:
- a CDS encoding apiosidase-like domain-containing protein has translation MDIQGYIQIAPNRRSFQTREGVPVFWLGDTAWSCPGRASWEEWTEYVDERARQGFNVIQMNALPQHDAYQPIFQGRKPFSLLEETSEDGRIFRWNYDEIDEAYFDTLSRMVEYANGKGMLVALIVVWFEHVPGSRPTVIPPDHPGMTVRQATAYSRYLVRKMRDLNVVWIISGDDDYVGDGIAEFYDAVGKTVKEAEPYGRLITTHPVVKSGDTYHHAEWLDFNMVQTGHGNNHHRPPALVREEWDKNPPKPVLNAEPCYEWHPDCGREAPVLRLGVRRACWSSVLAGSLAGLTYGAEGIWNWARKGDYSRTRTPEQVLPWQEALKLQGAQDVVRMKRLLTALPWQDLKPAQELLLNRDPESQASINVAAADDGRLLLAYLSEKATIELDVSRFYANADVYWWNPESGEQTPVATPISGSKLAVSPPFEQDALLVIYSQS, from the coding sequence ATGGATATTCAGGGTTACATTCAAATCGCTCCCAATCGACGGAGCTTTCAAACGCGCGAAGGGGTTCCGGTGTTCTGGCTGGGGGATACCGCCTGGTCCTGTCCTGGGCGAGCCAGCTGGGAAGAGTGGACGGAATATGTGGATGAGAGAGCCCGTCAAGGGTTTAACGTGATCCAAATGAACGCGCTGCCTCAGCATGACGCGTATCAGCCGATTTTTCAAGGGCGCAAGCCCTTCTCGCTGTTGGAGGAGACAAGCGAAGACGGCAGAATTTTCAGGTGGAATTACGATGAAATCGACGAAGCCTACTTCGATACGTTGTCCCGCATGGTTGAATACGCGAACGGCAAGGGAATGCTCGTCGCGCTCATCGTGGTTTGGTTCGAGCATGTGCCGGGCTCGCGGCCAACGGTCATTCCGCCGGATCACCCGGGCATGACCGTCCGGCAGGCGACCGCATATAGTCGCTATTTGGTCCGGAAAATGCGGGATCTGAACGTGGTGTGGATCATCAGCGGAGACGACGATTACGTCGGCGACGGCATTGCGGAATTTTATGATGCCGTGGGCAAGACCGTGAAAGAGGCCGAACCGTACGGCAGGCTGATTACGACGCATCCGGTCGTCAAGTCCGGCGATACGTACCATCATGCCGAATGGCTGGATTTTAATATGGTGCAGACCGGACATGGAAACAACCATCACCGGCCTCCCGCGCTCGTGCGCGAAGAATGGGACAAAAACCCTCCGAAGCCGGTACTGAACGCGGAGCCTTGTTACGAATGGCATCCCGATTGCGGAAGAGAAGCCCCCGTCCTGCGGCTCGGCGTGAGGCGCGCTTGCTGGAGTAGCGTGCTTGCCGGCTCTTTGGCGGGGCTGACGTATGGAGCGGAAGGCATATGGAACTGGGCGAGGAAAGGCGATTACAGCCGGACGCGCACGCCGGAGCAAGTGCTCCCTTGGCAAGAAGCGTTGAAGCTGCAAGGCGCGCAGGATGTGGTCCGGATGAAACGGCTGCTGACGGCGCTGCCGTGGCAGGACTTAAAACCCGCGCAGGAGCTGCTGTTGAACCGGGACCCGGAATCGCAGGCGTCCATCAATGTTGCCGCCGCGGACGACGGCCGGTTGCTGCTGGCCTATTTGTCTGAGAAGGCAACGATCGAGCTCGACGTATCCCGTTTCTATGCGAATGCGGACGTCTACTGGTGGAATCCGGAGAGCGGGGAGCAGACCCCCGTCGCGACGCCGATTAGCGGCAGCAAGCTGGCCGTAAGCCCT
- a CDS encoding cache domain-containing sensor histidine kinase, translated as MSSYSLEQAASLRNKVIAMFFMIIIVPFLLFAYYAHIKSVEGISNANASFSMDYMLQSKKNMDRYLNQLNEQINGIIGNPKFQLLMEQSMTPKRDESSFISGMMLLLDQSKSQVDAFRVRVFPIKPYDHPMYINTLDEQKGFENSSWFKAAQKTVTPTWHLFMPEESTYFRPMLSKIKRFTGLHDQIPRGIVITDLTEDQLKPYLSPSKRLEGQRMFLLTRSGYVLYDSADNEQAGKLIRSKPLVESIAGSTQKAETLTIDGEKQLVTYVRLDTEPWMLVSTTPLEQLTHPIQEMDKVLVLFLIIYLICCIGVVIYITLYFTHPLHRLVRSMRKLESGEFQFVLPPSVRRDEIGWLYRGFNNMTGKIQQLLEQTTQAERTKKELEFQVLSHQINPHFLYNTLESIRWKAEYHNMTDISEMVSSLGNLLRLSLNQGKEITTVSREIEQVKAYVRIEQARLGSQVRFLISIDEEVLHAPFLRLLLQPLVENAIHHGIRSNPDRGKIMLTGRREGLDIVIELNDNGQGIPETVLQELTLPEAKDAPAGSGGGAAVATKRRGVGLRNVNDRLKLYFGDAYTLQIESRAGVGTRIVLRHPIMEPQEERA; from the coding sequence ATGAGTAGCTACTCGCTGGAGCAGGCCGCCTCGCTGCGCAATAAAGTGATCGCGATGTTTTTCATGATCATCATCGTGCCGTTTCTGCTGTTCGCTTACTATGCGCATATCAAATCGGTGGAAGGGATCTCGAACGCGAACGCCTCTTTCTCGATGGACTATATGCTGCAATCGAAGAAAAACATGGACCGCTACTTGAACCAGCTGAACGAGCAGATTAACGGCATTATCGGCAATCCGAAATTCCAGCTGCTGATGGAGCAGTCGATGACGCCAAAGCGGGACGAGAGCTCTTTCATATCGGGGATGATGCTGCTGCTCGACCAGTCGAAGTCGCAGGTGGACGCGTTTCGGGTGCGCGTATTTCCGATCAAGCCGTACGATCACCCGATGTACATCAACACGCTCGATGAGCAGAAAGGGTTCGAGAACAGCAGCTGGTTCAAAGCCGCGCAGAAGACGGTAACGCCGACCTGGCATCTGTTCATGCCGGAGGAAAGCACGTATTTTCGGCCGATGCTCTCGAAAATCAAACGGTTTACCGGGCTGCACGACCAAATTCCGCGCGGCATCGTCATTACCGACCTGACGGAGGATCAGCTGAAGCCCTATCTCTCGCCGTCGAAGCGGCTGGAAGGGCAGCGGATGTTTTTGCTGACGCGGAGCGGGTATGTGCTCTATGATTCGGCCGATAACGAGCAGGCCGGCAAGCTGATCCGCTCGAAGCCTTTGGTCGAGTCGATCGCCGGCTCGACGCAGAAGGCGGAGACGCTCACGATCGACGGGGAAAAGCAGCTCGTGACGTACGTGCGGCTCGACACCGAGCCGTGGATGCTCGTCAGCACGACGCCGCTGGAGCAGCTGACGCACCCGATTCAAGAGATGGATAAGGTGCTGGTGCTGTTCCTCATTATTTATTTGATCTGCTGCATCGGGGTCGTCATCTATATCACGCTGTACTTTACCCATCCGCTGCACCGGCTGGTGCGCTCCATGCGGAAGCTGGAGTCCGGCGAGTTCCAGTTCGTGCTGCCGCCTTCGGTCCGGCGGGACGAGATCGGCTGGCTGTACCGCGGCTTCAACAATATGACCGGCAAAATCCAGCAGCTGCTCGAGCAGACGACGCAGGCGGAGCGGACGAAGAAGGAGCTGGAGTTTCAGGTGCTGAGCCACCAGATCAATCCGCATTTTCTGTACAATACGCTGGAGTCGATTCGCTGGAAAGCCGAGTACCACAACATGACGGACATTAGCGAGATGGTGTCGTCGCTCGGCAATTTGCTGCGCTTGAGCTTGAATCAGGGCAAGGAAATTACGACCGTTTCGCGCGAAATCGAGCAGGTGAAGGCGTATGTGCGGATCGAGCAGGCACGGCTGGGCAGTCAGGTGCGCTTCTTGATCTCGATCGACGAAGAGGTGCTGCATGCGCCGTTTCTGCGCCTGCTGCTGCAGCCGCTGGTCGAAAACGCGATCCATCACGGCATTCGCAGCAACCCCGACAGAGGCAAAATCATGCTCACCGGCCGCCGCGAGGGGCTGGATATCGTCATCGAGCTCAATGACAATGGACAGGGCATCCCGGAGACGGTGCTGCAGGAGCTGACGCTGCCGGAGGCGAAGGACGCGCCGGCCGGCAGCGGTGGCGGGGCTGCCGTCGCCACTAAGCGCCGCGGCGTCGGGCTGCGCAACGTGAATGACCGGCTGAAGCTGTACTTCGGCGACGCGTACACGCTGCAGATCGAATCCCGCGCCGGCGTCGGCACGCGCATCGTGCTGCGGCACCCGATTATGGAGCCGCAGGAGGAGCGGGCGTAG
- a CDS encoding response regulator, which produces MYRVLIVDDEKEIREGLRLRFPWADFGIEQDEVHTADDGESALELTEQLNPDVIVTDIKMSRMSGLEFIQSLHQRGHFSGKSVVISGYDDFDLVKQAMQLGAIDYVLKPINIDELTQVVHKALGQIREERLDKQNKLLLENQVHFALPKMQEEVVREAAENEYNPYWESRMMHRLGNLRLEWLTQHKLALMLIEVDDLKAIDQGRLYRKEKELVLFGISNVVKQTLQEEYPHPVCMYTDARSRFVIVLSCNHQEQLALVKDIAVTCIERVNGYVKVKVSIGLASTAGGIKQLYNMRQEAADILEQKAVYGGNRLLLRQDLGVDAEFSELSLGNVNEMVDLIRYGSDREIREVMGAFADFVRAWGSANIKDIQQKMFEWLLELFKKAAAAGWKERGWERNPIAIWDRLEQYDTLESLRIQVECYLIAIAADFRKHFVPQSQIISEAEKVIQRNYADNLTLHTVSQEVHVTPVWLSKLFKKEKQQTFLEYLTEVRIEKAKEMLGDVGNKIYQVSQEVGYRDPVHFTKLFKKNVGHTPKEYRKLRGIIDE; this is translated from the coding sequence ATGTATCGGGTGCTGATCGTTGACGACGAGAAGGAAATCCGCGAAGGGCTGCGGCTCCGTTTTCCATGGGCGGACTTTGGCATCGAACAAGACGAGGTGCATACGGCCGACGACGGCGAAAGCGCACTGGAGCTGACGGAGCAGCTGAACCCGGACGTCATTGTGACGGATATTAAAATGAGCCGGATGTCCGGCCTCGAATTTATTCAATCCCTGCATCAGCGGGGCCATTTTTCCGGCAAGTCGGTCGTGATCAGCGGCTACGACGATTTCGATCTGGTCAAGCAGGCCATGCAGCTGGGCGCGATCGATTACGTGCTGAAGCCCATCAATATCGACGAGCTGACGCAAGTCGTACATAAAGCGCTCGGTCAGATCCGGGAGGAGCGGCTGGATAAGCAAAACAAGCTGCTGCTCGAAAATCAGGTTCATTTTGCGCTGCCGAAAATGCAGGAGGAGGTTGTGCGCGAAGCGGCGGAAAACGAGTATAACCCCTACTGGGAATCGCGCATGATGCACAGGCTCGGCAATTTGCGCCTGGAGTGGCTCACGCAGCACAAGCTGGCGCTGATGCTCATCGAGGTGGACGATTTGAAGGCGATCGATCAAGGGCGGCTGTACCGCAAGGAGAAGGAGCTTGTCCTGTTCGGCATCAGTAACGTCGTCAAACAGACGCTGCAGGAGGAGTACCCGCATCCGGTCTGCATGTATACCGACGCGAGGTCGCGCTTCGTCATCGTATTAAGCTGCAATCACCAGGAGCAGCTCGCGCTCGTCAAAGACATCGCCGTGACGTGCATCGAACGCGTCAACGGATACGTCAAAGTGAAGGTCAGCATCGGGCTCGCCTCGACCGCCGGCGGGATCAAGCAGCTGTACAACATGCGTCAGGAAGCAGCCGATATTTTGGAGCAAAAAGCCGTCTACGGCGGCAATCGGCTGCTGCTTCGGCAGGACCTCGGCGTCGATGCGGAGTTTTCGGAGCTGTCGCTCGGCAACGTGAACGAGATGGTCGACCTGATTCGCTATGGCTCGGACCGAGAAATTCGGGAGGTTATGGGGGCGTTTGCCGATTTTGTCCGGGCGTGGGGCTCTGCCAATATTAAAGATATTCAGCAGAAAATGTTCGAATGGCTGCTCGAGCTGTTCAAAAAAGCGGCCGCCGCCGGCTGGAAGGAACGCGGCTGGGAACGCAATCCGATCGCGATCTGGGATCGGCTGGAGCAGTACGATACGCTCGAATCGCTGCGCATTCAGGTGGAATGCTACCTGATCGCCATCGCGGCGGATTTCCGCAAGCATTTCGTGCCGCAAAGCCAAATCATTTCCGAGGCGGAGAAGGTCATTCAGCGCAACTATGCGGACAACTTGACGCTGCATACCGTGTCGCAGGAGGTGCATGTTACGCCGGTTTGGCTCAGCAAGCTGTTCAAGAAGGAGAAGCAGCAGACGTTTCTGGAGTACTTGACCGAGGTGCGCATCGAGAAGGCGAAGGAGATGCTCGGCGACGTCGGCAATAAGATTTATCAGGTATCGCAGGAGGTCGGGTACCGAGATCCGGTCCATTTTACGAAGCTGTTCAAGAAAAACGTCGGGCATACGCCGAAAGAATACCGGAAGCTGAGAGGAATCATCGATGAGTAG
- a CDS encoding phosphotransferase family protein, producing MHNDGKIKWERLVRALEPGGSFVRAAKLAGGVSADVTLLEWQRPSGEVARAVVRQHGAADLRRNPRLAEDEFKLLRWLEDAGLPVPGALYADPDGELLGSPCVVTRYAEGTTTIGEARVERAVEEMAAVLARIHRAGFGQAGGLAAFLPACADIVSAKLSHRSAEPDESLSESRIRAALLEVWPPRGRNGDTLLHGDFWPGNLLWRDGRLAAVLDWEDAAAGDPLSDLANGRLELLWSYGAEAMDAFTHAYEAHMTGIVDFSDLSVWELYAALRPAGSLASWGLPAEAETRMRERHRWFVEAALRRLAESTS from the coding sequence ATGCATAATGACGGAAAAATAAAATGGGAAAGGCTCGTTCGCGCGCTGGAGCCGGGCGGCAGCTTTGTTCGCGCGGCTAAGCTGGCCGGCGGCGTCTCCGCGGACGTGACGCTGCTGGAGTGGCAGCGGCCTAGCGGCGAAGTCGCGCGCGCCGTCGTAAGACAGCACGGCGCGGCGGATCTGCGCCGCAATCCGCGGCTGGCCGAGGATGAATTCAAGCTGCTGCGCTGGCTTGAAGATGCGGGCCTGCCGGTCCCCGGCGCGCTTTATGCCGACCCGGACGGGGAGCTGCTCGGTTCGCCCTGCGTCGTGACGCGCTATGCGGAGGGAACGACAACGATTGGCGAGGCCCGGGTGGAACGGGCCGTCGAGGAAATGGCGGCCGTGCTGGCGCGGATTCATCGCGCCGGCTTCGGCCAAGCGGGAGGCTTGGCGGCGTTCCTGCCCGCCTGCGCCGATATTGTCTCGGCTAAGCTGAGCCATCGGTCGGCTGAGCCGGATGAGTCGTTGAGCGAGAGCCGTATTCGGGCGGCTCTGCTGGAGGTTTGGCCGCCGCGCGGCCGGAACGGCGACACGCTGCTGCACGGCGACTTTTGGCCGGGCAATCTGCTGTGGCGGGACGGGCGGCTCGCGGCCGTGCTGGATTGGGAGGACGCGGCGGCCGGCGATCCGCTGTCAGACCTCGCAAACGGCAGGCTCGAGCTGCTCTGGTCATATGGTGCCGAAGCGATGGATGCTTTCACGCATGCATACGAAGCCCATATGACCGGCATCGTCGATTTCTCCGATTTGTCCGTCTGGGAGCTCTACGCCGCGCTTCGCCCTGCGGGGAGCCTTGCCAGCTGGGGGCTGCCCGCCGAGGCGGAAACCCGCATGCGCGAACGGCATCGGTGGTTCGTCGAAGCAGCTTTGCGGCGGCTGGCCGAAAGCACGAGCTAA
- a CDS encoding M42 family metallopeptidase yields the protein MNQETMELMRTLTEFQAASGFERELRSYVRGEIEKYTDEIVQDRLGSIFGVMRGNESGPVIMAAGHLDEVGFMITGITENGMLKFQTLGGWFSQVLPAQRIQVMTDNGPLVGIIGTTPVHLLDEASRGKPLDVKGMYIDIGADSRKHAEEIGVRIGQQAVPYCPFTPLANPKKIMAKAWDNRYGVGLAIELLKELHGQKLPNVLYSGATVQEELGLRGAKTASTLIKPDLFFAMDCSAANDMNGDKSQFGQLGQGTLLRIYDPSMLTHRGMVEYVQDMAETHKIKYQYFVSQGGTDAGAVHTQGIGIPSTVIGVCARYIHTSASVLHTDDYDAAKELLVKLVQNCDRSTYETIVSRA from the coding sequence ATGAATCAAGAAACGATGGAACTGATGCGGACGCTGACCGAATTTCAAGCGGCTTCCGGGTTTGAGCGCGAGCTGCGCAGCTACGTGCGCGGCGAAATTGAGAAATACACGGACGAAATCGTGCAGGACCGGCTCGGCAGCATTTTCGGCGTCATGCGCGGCAATGAGAGCGGGCCGGTCATTATGGCGGCGGGGCATCTCGACGAAGTCGGCTTCATGATTACCGGCATTACCGAGAACGGAATGCTGAAATTCCAGACGCTCGGAGGCTGGTTCAGCCAAGTGCTGCCAGCTCAACGCATCCAAGTGATGACAGACAACGGCCCGCTCGTCGGCATCATCGGCACGACGCCGGTCCATTTGCTTGACGAAGCCTCGCGCGGCAAGCCGCTGGACGTGAAGGGCATGTACATCGACATCGGCGCGGACAGCCGCAAGCATGCAGAAGAAATCGGCGTGCGCATCGGTCAACAGGCTGTACCGTATTGCCCTTTCACCCCGCTGGCCAATCCGAAGAAGATCATGGCAAAAGCATGGGATAACCGGTACGGCGTCGGCCTTGCCATCGAGCTGCTGAAGGAGCTTCACGGCCAGAAGCTGCCGAACGTGCTCTACTCCGGCGCGACCGTACAAGAAGAGCTTGGCCTGCGCGGCGCGAAAACCGCATCCACGCTCATCAAGCCCGACCTGTTCTTCGCCATGGACTGCAGCGCGGCGAACGACATGAACGGCGATAAGTCGCAGTTCGGCCAGCTCGGCCAAGGTACGCTGCTTCGCATCTACGATCCGAGCATGCTGACGCACCGCGGTATGGTGGAGTACGTGCAGGATATGGCGGAGACGCACAAAATCAAGTACCAATACTTCGTATCCCAAGGCGGCACGGACGCCGGCGCGGTCCATACGCAAGGGATCGGCATTCCTTCGACGGTCATCGGCGTTTGCGCGCGGTATATTCATACTTCCGCATCCGTCCTGCATACGGACGATTACGATGCAGCCAAGGAGCTGCTCGTCAAACTGGTCCAGAACTGCGACCGCTCCACCTACGAAACGATCGTCAGCCGCGCATAG
- the gntK gene encoding gluconokinase, with protein MSSVNVMIGVDIGTTSTKSVLFREDGSVVASANAEYPLYAGAPGVAEQDPEEIFAAVLSTLKQVMQGIEPASVLLVSFSSAMHSVIPVDGEGAPIMRGLTWADNRSAAWTAKFKDELGGHEIYLRTGTPIHPMSPITKLLWLRHDVPDVFGRAAKFISIKEYVFYKLFGAYVVDYGIASATGMMNLEKLDWDDEALRVAGVSRDRLSQLVPTTHVMKGMKPEFAEQVGLLADTPFVVGASDGPLSNLGVGAIDPGVVALTIGTSGAIRTVVDKPVTDPKGRYFCYALTEDKWVIGGPVNNGGIIFRWLRDGLAAEEAEEGRRLGMDPYDLLTARMEQIRPGSDGLIFHPFLTGERAPLWNPDARGSFFGLTLQHSKAHMMRAVLEGINYNLYAVLLALEETIGKPAKIHATGGFARSALWRQMIADIFDQPVVIPESFESSCLGAVVLGLLAIGRANSLSVVKPMIGATNAHKPDEKAAAHYKELLPIYLRLADKLADEYASIAAYQRSLS; from the coding sequence ATGAGCAGCGTGAATGTGATGATTGGTGTAGATATCGGAACGACGAGCACGAAATCGGTGCTGTTCCGGGAGGACGGGAGCGTCGTGGCTTCGGCGAATGCGGAATATCCGCTTTATGCCGGAGCGCCGGGCGTGGCGGAGCAGGACCCGGAGGAGATTTTCGCGGCGGTGCTGTCGACGCTGAAGCAGGTCATGCAGGGCATCGAGCCGGCGAGCGTGCTGCTCGTGTCGTTCAGCTCGGCGATGCACAGCGTCATTCCGGTTGACGGCGAAGGCGCGCCGATCATGCGGGGCTTGACCTGGGCCGACAACCGCAGCGCGGCATGGACGGCGAAATTCAAGGATGAGCTGGGCGGACATGAGATCTATCTGCGGACAGGCACGCCGATTCATCCGATGTCGCCGATTACGAAGCTGCTTTGGCTTCGCCATGACGTGCCTGACGTGTTCGGACGCGCGGCGAAATTTATTTCGATCAAGGAATACGTATTTTATAAGCTATTCGGCGCGTATGTCGTCGATTACGGCATCGCTTCGGCAACCGGCATGATGAATTTGGAAAAGCTGGACTGGGACGACGAAGCGCTTCGCGTTGCCGGCGTATCGCGCGACCGGCTGTCGCAGCTTGTTCCGACGACGCATGTGATGAAGGGCATGAAGCCGGAATTTGCAGAGCAGGTCGGCTTGCTTGCCGACACGCCTTTCGTCGTGGGCGCAAGCGACGGGCCGCTGTCGAACCTCGGGGTAGGCGCCATTGACCCCGGCGTCGTGGCGTTGACGATCGGGACGAGCGGGGCGATCCGCACGGTGGTCGATAAGCCGGTGACCGATCCGAAGGGCCGCTATTTCTGCTACGCGCTGACCGAGGACAAATGGGTTATCGGGGGACCGGTCAACAATGGCGGCATCATTTTCCGCTGGCTGCGGGACGGGCTGGCGGCTGAAGAAGCGGAGGAAGGGCGGCGGCTTGGGATGGACCCGTACGACTTGCTCACGGCACGGATGGAGCAAATTCGCCCGGGCTCGGACGGCTTGATTTTTCATCCCTTCTTGACGGGGGAGCGGGCGCCGCTCTGGAATCCGGATGCGCGCGGCTCGTTCTTCGGCCTTACGCTGCAGCATAGCAAAGCGCATATGATGCGCGCCGTGCTGGAGGGCATCAACTACAATTTGTACGCGGTGCTGCTCGCCCTGGAGGAAACGATCGGCAAGCCGGCGAAAATCCACGCCACGGGCGGGTTTGCCCGCTCGGCGCTGTGGCGGCAAATGATCGCGGATATTTTCGATCAGCCGGTGGTCATTCCGGAGAGCTTCGAAAGCTCGTGTTTAGGCGCCGTCGTGCTCGGACTGCTGGCGATCGGACGCGCCAATTCGCTGTCCGTCGTGAAGCCAATGATCGGTGCGACGAACGCGCACAAGCCAGACGAAAAGGCAGCCGCCCACTACAAGGAGCTGCTGCCTATCTATCTGCGATTGGCGGATAAGCTTGCGGACGAGTACGCGAGCATTGCGGCCTATCAGCGAAGCTTATCTTAG
- a CDS encoding DNA alkylation repair protein: MTYEEVMEQLAQLGTEQTKQTLMNHGAREPIYGVKIGDMKKLVKTVKKDQELALALYDSGITDAMYLAGLAVNPKEVTKERLQDWARKAYWYSLAESTVAGVAGECPYARELALEWIQSPEEMVAASGWSTYSNYVSITPDEKLDCGEIRGLLQDVRSRIHEERNRVRYTMNAFVISVAAYVKELHEEAKEIADAVGKVHVNVGYTACKVPLASDYIDMMAAKGKLYAKRKTCIC; the protein is encoded by the coding sequence TTGACATACGAAGAGGTTATGGAGCAGTTGGCCCAACTGGGCACGGAGCAGACCAAGCAAACGCTGATGAATCACGGCGCGCGCGAACCGATCTACGGCGTGAAAATCGGCGATATGAAGAAGCTCGTGAAGACGGTCAAGAAGGATCAGGAGCTGGCGCTCGCTTTGTACGATTCCGGCATTACCGATGCCATGTATTTGGCGGGGCTTGCGGTGAATCCGAAGGAAGTGACGAAGGAACGGCTGCAGGACTGGGCGCGCAAAGCATACTGGTACTCGCTGGCGGAATCGACGGTTGCGGGCGTCGCCGGGGAATGTCCGTATGCGCGCGAGCTCGCTCTGGAATGGATTCAGTCGCCGGAAGAGATGGTTGCGGCAAGCGGCTGGAGCACTTACTCGAACTACGTCTCCATCACGCCGGATGAGAAGCTGGATTGCGGCGAGATTCGCGGTCTTCTTCAGGATGTGCGCAGCCGAATTCATGAGGAGCGGAATCGCGTCCGGTATACGATGAACGCGTTTGTCATTTCGGTTGCCGCCTATGTGAAGGAGCTTCATGAAGAGGCGAAGGAGATCGCGGACGCGGTCGGCAAGGTGCACGTCAATGTCGGCTACACCGCCTGCAAAGTGCCGCTGGCAAGCGACTATATTGACATGATGGCTGCAAAAGGGAAGCTGTACGCGAAACGGAAAACTTGTATCTGTTGA
- a CDS encoding transposase, with protein MGGNSLYKELLESQGYDVNTATASAFVQQRHKILPSAMAFLFHEFTQTYPNLKDYRGYRLLAIDGSDLHFATDPTDTDTYFQSQPDTKGYNLLHLNAAYDLCNRLYVDAIVQPRRLSNEGRALAAMVERSSIKGKTIVIADRGYESYNNYDLARRHFPKR; from the coding sequence ATGGGCGGTAACAGCCTCTACAAGGAACTTTTGGAATCGCAGGGCTATGACGTAAACACGGCCACCGCTTCTGCTTTTGTCCAACAGAGGCATAAAATCCTGCCATCTGCTATGGCATTCTTGTTTCACGAATTTACGCAAACATATCCGAATCTCAAGGACTACCGCGGGTATCGTTTACTTGCCATTGACGGTTCGGATTTGCATTTCGCGACTGACCCAACGGACACGGACACCTATTTTCAAAGTCAACCAGACACGAAAGGCTATAACCTTCTGCATTTGAATGCAGCCTACGACTTGTGCAACAGACTGTACGTGGATGCCATTGTGCAGCCACGAAGGTTGTCTAACGAAGGAAGGGCGCTGGCTGCTATGGTTGAGCGTTCTTCCATCAAAGGCAAAACGATTGTCATTGCCGATCGAGGTTATGAAAGTTACAACAATTATGACCTCGCACGTCGTCATTTCCCAAAAAGATAA
- a CDS encoding endonuclease/exonuclease/phosphatase family protein, whose amino-acid sequence MTLPRALKQTKKRFRMSILLIASLVMMFLGQSTLVFGGSPDSSDVVRLKVMSFNIWLGGNQVSLDKTAEAIQAAGADLIGIQEGGANVPVLAEKLGFYYDSGQAIISRFPIVKSGHPDFVYIEVKPGKVVAFSNVHLLAYPYGPYDIRDGISLKEVLNNEETIHMQEMKSRFEQLPDLARKGIAVFLTGDFNVPSHLDWTRQTMSAHFDTTVKWPVSKKLQQLHFRDSYRETHPNPVLDPGYTWTPGAKGELEPNEVHDRIDFVYAAGPSVTLNSKIVGEDGPYSDIKVTPWPSDHRSVVSAFSARLAPTPDIIVSKSTITADKASYVQGEPIAVSYTNAYGPKDWVGIYPAGTEVNSDIGSIQWLYIGEAEAGTLTFDSKTLEPGNYDAVLLYNDGYQALTRTTFAVTAP is encoded by the coding sequence ATGACATTACCAAGAGCGTTGAAGCAGACAAAGAAACGTTTTCGCATGTCCATCTTGTTGATTGCCAGTCTTGTTATGATGTTCTTAGGCCAGAGCACGCTCGTTTTCGGCGGCAGCCCGGATTCAAGCGACGTGGTCAGATTGAAAGTCATGTCCTTTAATATTTGGCTCGGAGGCAATCAGGTTTCCTTGGACAAGACGGCCGAGGCCATTCAAGCGGCAGGCGCCGATCTTATCGGCATTCAAGAAGGCGGCGCGAATGTACCGGTGCTCGCCGAGAAGCTTGGTTTCTACTACGACAGCGGACAAGCGATCATTAGCCGGTTTCCGATCGTGAAGTCCGGACATCCGGATTTTGTCTATATCGAAGTGAAGCCGGGCAAGGTCGTTGCCTTCAGCAACGTGCATTTGCTCGCATATCCGTACGGCCCTTACGATATCCGCGACGGGATCAGCCTGAAGGAAGTGCTGAATAACGAAGAAACGATTCACATGCAAGAAATGAAGAGCCGATTCGAGCAGCTGCCGGATTTGGCTCGCAAGGGCATTGCCGTCTTCCTGACCGGCGACTTCAATGTTCCTTCCCACTTGGACTGGACCAGACAAACGATGAGCGCTCATTTTGATACCACCGTGAAATGGCCGGTTTCGAAGAAGCTGCAGCAGCTGCATTTCCGCGATTCTTATCGGGAAACGCACCCGAATCCGGTTCTTGATCCCGGCTATACCTGGACGCCGGGAGCGAAAGGCGAGCTGGAGCCGAACGAAGTGCATGACCGAATCGATTTCGTGTATGCGGCCGGACCTTCCGTTACGCTAAACAGCAAAATTGTCGGGGAAGACGGCCCTTATTCCGATATTAAAGTGACCCCGTGGCCTTCGGATCATCGGTCGGTCGTATCCGCGTTCTCCGCAAGGCTCGCGCCGACGCCGGACATTATCGTTTCCAAGTCAACGATCACTGCCGATAAAGCGTCCTACGTTCAAGGAGAACCGATTGCCGTTTCCTATACGAATGCCTACGGACCGAAGGATTGGGTCGGCATCTATCCGGCCGGAACGGAGGTCAATTCCGATATCGGTTCGATTCAGTGGCTCTACATCGGAGAGGCTGAAGCGGGTACGTTAACCTTCGATTCCAAAACGCTGGAGCCCGGAAACTACGATGCCGTGCTGCTGTACAATGACGGGTATCAGGCGCTGACCCGGACGACATTCGCGGTGACGGCGCCATAA